A segment of the Diachasmimorpha longicaudata isolate KC_UGA_2023 chromosome 5, iyDiaLong2, whole genome shotgun sequence genome:
GAGTATtaattctaattaaaaaagaagTATGAAtatgtcaaaatgaaaaataaattgttgagaTGACTTATCGTGTGGGATGGATGAATGTACTTTGTGTTTTTGTCTTGACGTGTTAAGAGATAATTCggatttgaagaaaaaaaatccccatttTCATCTCCGTGCATAAATCCATAAAGCGAACAATTCCGCATTTAATATTCCCCCAAAAGGCGGTCTCGACTCACTCTtcgaataaatatattcataAAGAGACATTTCTCGAGCGGAAATTCTCCGAATTTCcccggcaaaaaaaaatcaattattaataCCGGAAGTAAATATTCCCATCTGCATTCAAGCAGATAATGAATATCTCGTCCCCATAGTCTACATGACAAGGACACTTTCGGCGACGATCAAAGAGACGAGGGATACGGTAGCGCATTGAAGATGCAGAGTGCCAACCATCAACTCCCCCGGTTCAGTGCGTTCTGCTCTGACGCTTTTCTCTCCTCCCGACGATGTCCAACGATACAATCCTGCTTCACCATGCGCGTGGAGAAACAAAAAGAGAGATGATGATAGTATTCTTCTAATTTGTTGGCGGTGAGTGCTTTGTCGGCTAATCAATTGCCTCCGTGATTAACATACCATCGGGAGAATGGGAAAGAGGATCGAAGGAGTATGCCTTGGGTGCGTGATCACGCACACACGATTGAGATTTATCGATTGATcgaggagagaatttttttacgaagagtcattttttaataaggggacagccataaaaaaataatttcataactGATGTCATGAATTAacacatcaatttttattatgacctatttgggggattttttaaattaattcacaataaaaattattttcaattacttaaattattatttttttctaagtTTAATCGGAGATTTCTAGATTTACTGAGCGTCTAAAAATGCAGACGTAAATGTAAAAGCAGTTTGTCTACTTCTTTCGACCTTTTTCGCAGATTTTGCCCAAGGAATTCTTACGTCTCCCCGCATAAGactaaatcattcaactaTCATTGggattaataataaatgattttcCTCAACCAAcggtattgaaaataaaacttcCTGCAACTCGTGACAGAGACATCTCTTTTTGGAAAAACTGCAAGAAACTTTCCCATTCTTCACTCTCGGGATTGTATGATATGCATtttgcatttattttatttatttattcccgcCCACCCCAACTACATGGGCACCTACTCCCATAAATATTCCGTCAATGTAGCAGTGCCGGAAAATTTACTCCACTCGATGTAATGGTGAAATACGGCTGCACAACGCGGATGCGGAATAATCGATGCAGTCTTACTCCCACCCACAGGGAAAACGGAATAACAGGCAAAAATAAGAGTAAAAGGGCTTCACATTCCAGGGGGCTGATCTTGGATTTTAGAAAAGGATTTTTCTGTCGCCCCCGCGACCAGGGGGTtgatcttgaattttttccgaGGAAAAGTAACggggggaatattttttttgcgtttgtGGATCCCCAAGTGTCAACAAACCACTCCGATGCGAAGGAAGcggagaaaaaatgttttaccCCGGCAGCCAGGGTTAACAGAATTTCGTGTTTTATGGAGAGATAGATGGCTCCAACGTGTGAATATAAGTCACGGACTATCGGGTTTATGTGGGATTTTTATGTGCACCCAGTCGAGTGGATAAGTCGACACTTTTGACAGGATTATTTGTACGATTTTTCCACGGGATCCGACGTTTACGTCGATTCCTTTGTTCGTGGCCATTGGTAAATTGACATGTCCCGGGAATTTTGGGTATTTGCGGAAGAGGGTGGAACGAATTACTATTCGGCGAACTGATCAGTAGATTCCATCGACCGTTTATGAATTTTTGCTGTTGCAAATGAGTAAATTTGACTATGATGTAGTGTTTTGTTCAGACTTATAGAATAGATATCAATAAACGATGACTCATGGTCCACTTCTATTGTAGAACCTTGGAATAATTATCGGCAATTTCCCTCCGTGTCGGTGTATTTCGGTAAAATTGGAACACGATCAAAATTTCCGGACTatcgaaaagaaaattaagggcagaattttaaaatatccgcagaaaataaaatccttGTCCTTGTATAATTGATACGTATCTCTCTCGTGATGTAACATTAATATCGATTTCCCAATAATTACGTAATTTTCGACACTCCCCCAGTTCCTCAATTTCTCCTCAGACTCCACGACACAAAACCGTCAGAATAGTCCGAGTATATACGGCGCCATTGTTCAGTGTCTCTTCTTAATTCGCATTAACTCCGCGTAGTTGTAAACAGCGTCACGATAGAATAACTTCGTTAGCATAATCGCGTCACGGAGTCGTCTACAGGGCTGACTCgagcctctctgtctctcttttccCGGTTCACCCTATTCTCATCCCCTCACCCCTTGGCCTCTCGCTTCCGCCGTCATCGTTCCTGTTTTGATTTTACGGGTGGTTTCACCCCTcggattttcgcccatagtgCTTATACTATGTATCGCTTTACGTCTCGTGTGTATTCACGAGACTGGGGGGCGGTTTTGACGTGTCCCTCCACTTGGACTCGTCcttcaaatttattcattgttgCAATTTAGGTTGTGGACGCAGATGATGAGCTTTcatagtgattttttttccctcttcatTTTCTTCTAAAAATTGCCCAGATTATTATTGGTTAAAGATGGAAAATTACACGTagagaaatatataataaaaatcctAGAACTCACGTATTCAAAATTGAAGGGGTGGTATCGTAATCTTCCACAGAaagttcaaataaaaattttcaaagggccagaaaaaaatttattacagtTCCGAAAAGTATTTCTCAATCGCACTCTCTAATcgcatataaaaaaatattcaacttctTACACCTCAATTCCATTATAATTTCCACATCGTTGATTCAATTGAAATGGGTAACACCCATCACCGAAAATTCGCAACGCTTGTCATTCAAATTCAACTTCATATACGTTACATGCGCGTCTGCAGAGTGATTTGATGTTTCCCTATACATGTATACGTATCGCACCAACTCTCGTACATAACTGTTTGGGGTGCAAAAATACCCTTGGGTATGTGTCCATCAAGCGCCCGTCACACCAATTACTTATGATAATACTGTAATACCCGAAACCTAAAACGACTCTGATTCAATGCAATTTTCATTAACCGATGATTTTTGTTGTCTCGATGGAAGAATAATCGATCCATCGTGTCACAACTGTCCTCCAGTTTTGATGACAAAAAATGAGGTAATGAAATGCCATCACTCATTCACACTAGGCTAATTGAGCGTCTGGACgatgaattatgaaattttaacATGAGGTTGAGCTTGCTAGTGTTGAATTGTTCATTGGATAATGGGCAGGTCGAGTGGAAATTCGTTAATTATCATTGTTTccttattattcatttttgtggttgtttttatgaatttattaatcgCCTTCTTAAGAATGAAATGGATAAaccattcaatgattttttccagTAATCGTACCAGAATTTATATCGAAAAGTTCTCTCCGTGCAGAGCTCAAGAAATTTGTGACTCCGAATTTGATAGCGGTTTtatacgataaaaattaattttatgggaTTTATTGATTACCCGTAAGTCCAATTACTCCAACACTGTGAAATCAATTATTCCGGATAATCACTAATTTCCAATATCTCAATCTTTCCCATCGAATAAAATTCCGAAATGTCTCTTTATTAATAGAATCCTTCCATCAGCAATCTCAGCATGTATGAGAAATTACTCTTGATGGATTTGTAATTGAATTTCCGATGAACCACTTGATCTCCCCCAGAATAAATTTACAAATCGaatttgtcattaaaaaaaataaaaattaatgttctCAGAATGTTGAACTAACTTCATCGCAGTTGgaatgataattttgaaaagccGAGAGAAACATTGGCGCTATAGTAAATGTGCCTTGTAGCGTAAAGTGGTGACCTGGGGAGAACTGTCATATTTTGACGTCCGCCGAGGGCCCAGTGGAAACGAGAGATTATTTTCCGTAGTGCTGTGGCAGGGGGTGGCTTGGCAAGGCATAAATGGAGGGTGAATTGAAAGCGAGAAGCACGCTCAAATGAGAGAGGAAGGGGTGGACAAAAAATGAGCAAAAGGCAACCAAGGGGAAAACCCTAATGGCACGACAATTTTACTTAACCATTTACGAGAACTGTCGTTGGGCAAAAAATGATGGACACGCAGAcggaaattttctcaaaaaattataCTACGAGTGGGCAAAAATCACAGTCCATGGGTGCTGCAAAATTATAGTGCtctaatattttaaattagtTAAATTATCATGACtagcactggaattttttccccgacgCACTTTTCCTTCCGCAGAGGGACAcgtattcagtaaaattccgtaaaattttccgtgcgaaaaaatatcagatattcaaacaaataattcacttaaataaatattagtaCAGAGAGAATTTCACTTTGTTTTCAACTAAATCCAATCATAAAGCGACTCAGTATTGCTCTTGTTTACTGAATTCCGCATGTGCGAAGATTTCTCAAGGACAACATTAATTCTTATCCATTGAACCGTGCGAGATATGGGAGATTCGGTATATAAAGAAGATCACATTCTGCGTCAAGTGCACTtcctaaaaatcaatttagaaAGCAATTTTCAACGTCATGAAGTTCCTCTCGATTTTCGTGGTCATCGCAATGCTGGCAGTTGCTGTCAGCGGACAGTGCCGAGGACGGGGTGTCCGAGTGAgttgaaatatatatttttaataatttacatttttgagTGCAGTACAAAATTTACACATCAACTTCAAAAACCATTTCTTAATGGGCGTAAAGTTAATCGAATATCTTTATGGTGTCCGattttgtaataatattaataatattattccagTGCATCAGAGATAGACAGTGTTGTTCAGGCCTGTGTCGTCGGGCCAGTTGTGCCTGTACGTAAAATCCTTAAAAATTACCACCTTCGTTACTCAATTTATTCTAATTAGAAATATTTGCCTTCAGAAATGAAGAACCATTGGCGCGAAGCACGAATCCTCAAAGATGTTCAGGTAATCGATAAATGCAATGACTTGACGACAATCGGAGCAAATTTGGTTCGGCTGAAATATCTGATAGCCGCTTATCtccaggattttttatttgtaattttccataattgtgATACAGAACTGTTCTCTATTCAAAtgcaatggaaaaatataCATTTATATGGTATATAATTGGTGCATTTTATTACCTGTTATATTTCCTGTTTTGTCAAACCTTTCCTCACAGCAAACATTTTAAAGTAATTAACCAAACGATTCATCTTGTCAATCCATTGATTAATGTCACACATCTTACCGATAATGAGTAATTGATCGATAAATGCTGATAACTATGTTCGTGAACGATTTTTGATGTGCTCATTGAAAACATTCCATTTACAAGaagcaataataataatatcaataataatccTGAGTTGTAATGGACATCATCACGATGGAACAAGGtttttccatggtttcccttagagacaaatttattttgctaTCGACTACatagttaattatttaatcaggCACATTTTCCGTTGATACAAGAGTACGAACAGCAATGACGATTCTTCGAACACTGTAATCATACGGACATTGAAGAAATttagtttttaattattggagATAATGTtttttggattaaaaaaatgcagaaGGCAGAGTGGGACAAGAATCTTATTTTTTGGAGATGTGAAGGACTCACCCAAACTCTGCAGTGCTCTCGACCACTGACAGCCAATGCCAGTGTCACAATGATCGTGAAAATGTAGAAGAAtttcatgatgaaaaataaattcgctCACGAGTTCCTCTTAGGCGAATTGTTTTCATAAGAGTATTGAGTGAACAGAACAATCGGCTTTATATAGGGTCTGTCTTTTTTATATCTCGTCAATCTTTCCTCATCGAAATCTTTGCGCATATCGGAATGGAGGagacaatttttcctcaatgaattattattagaatAGCATTCTTCGAAATAGTTCATTTTCCTTCCCCTCTTAtgccaattttaattttaaatttaaccACATGAGTTTTTATGTTGTTGTTGTAGTAAAGTGGTACAACtctttttacaaaataatttttacgattTCCTTCAATAGGATCGATGAAGGGTTTATTGATTAGAACGATGTAATGTGTAGGCGTGCAATGAATAAGGAAGCaatgtattttttcttctcaagtATAAAAAGCCATCCtctagttttattattttccacatcaataaattataatattcattaaattaaataagcatttgaaatatttaatttacgcCAAGGCCTCTCCTTTCACGGGTTTGACATTTGGTTTCCGCAAATGATGATAGTTCGGCAAGACTCTTATCAAGAACTCCAGCTGACCCATCTGGGGCTGGAACATTGAAAAaactaaattatttcaatatctGATTTTCTCTACActgttctccataattttgcaaCTCACATAAGGCTTGTCATTCATTTCTCGACGTTGACACTTGGTTCCATACACGATGGTATTTTCGGGGACTATCTCAGGCTCGGAAATTGAGCATGAAGGGCCAATCACACAACCATTTGTCAGTTCAACTCCTCGAGCTACTACAGCTAAtggaacaatattttttatcagcaagttaatttagtaaaaaaattatttgatatttcTCCCGGATCGTCTAGACCGTAGAAATCCAAGTAACAATTGCAATACCTTTTGTCTCTAATACATTATTATCCCCaactctctctgcttcgcacGTGGAATCTGTCTCGAAAACGTTAAAGTTGCCAATCGTCTGGGCTAGTAGCGTATCCGGGTTTCCTCCAGGTGGTAACCTACGTCGAAATATCACAAAtccaatttgtttatttttcaatgcaaaGAAAATCTAATAGTCTTGTGACTTTGTTTAAACATCCATATGGGGTCAATGAAAGCTCTCACAAGCTAATTATCAACCTATTTATTATCGAAGCCATTTCCTCGATTATATTTCCTTCCCCTATGAAAATCGGACCAGCCTCAGCTATGATACTCGCTCGAGGGTGAACTACAGTCTTGGGTCCAATGGTGATGTCCCCTTTCAGGATACTTTCATCACAGACAACTGCTCCTGCAGCTATTTTTACActacaaatataaataatgtaCTCTGGTTATTTAATTCCTATTTATACATGACTTTTCCAAAGCTCTAAGAAGGAAATATTTGGATTTATTATGCGTGAATGACAGATAACCTAACCAACAAATAAAAGCCCCTTGGAATTTTGATTCTGAATTATCATTAAGGGAGGTAATACAAATTTTACCCatacaataattaatgaatgatttttcttaCTTGGAACGACGAGCAATAGGAGGGCTTGTCACGATTTCTGACATTTTTCGCAGATTTTGGGTTCGGTAATGTCACTTGACAAAAAACTCTAGGTGTCACAGGGCGACAGTCACAACGAACATAGCCTCTAAAATTTACGTTCTCCGAAAGGGAGGCCAAGAACgtcaaaatcatttttgttataacaAAACTGGTTGTTCAATCCAATTGAAGGGAATAAACATCATTTTGGGATCAACGATTAGTGGAAATGAATAtcctgccaaaaaaaaggtgaGAAAAGCGGTGAATCTTGGTGTGATAGTGAAATGAGGGTTTCACTTGATTGTAAATAATCATTGcttacaattattattttattaattagatGGCACGTgagaacaaaagaaaatattgcCCGAGTTCGTCGAGATGAAGCAGAAGCAGCAGAACAGGAGAAACAGCGGAAAGCGAGGGCTCAGAAAGCAGTAAGTACACCTACAAATCAGAATAAACATTGCTGTTGGTTCAATTCAACAAACACCATTCTTTCCAGGAAACTGAAGCAAGAATAAATTTACTTCGAGAACAATCCCGTAGGAAATACGATGGAAGGGACACAGCGCCTGAAAGTACCTCTAAAGATCCAGAAGTCCTGGAgcatgtgaattttttcaaaaacattGAGGATGGAAACATCGATTACAGTAAGCCTAATGCAGAGCATGAGGCAGAGAAGAAGGAGGAAAGAGAGAAATACGAAAAGCAGATCGGTTACTTGACGTACCTGGGGCAGGACACAAACGAAGcaacggggaaaaaaaattggtacgATGAGTTGCCTCGCAGATTGACTGATGCCGAGCCCTCGAAGGAGGTgcaggagaagaaaaaatctcTGCATGATCCCCTGATGGATGTCAGGAGATACTTGAGCATCATGGGTTCCTCCTCAAGCTCCAAAGGCACTCGGGGCAATTGTGAGACCTCAAACAAGCGGAAATTGGAAGCTGACGATGGCAGTTGCGAGGATGGAGTGGTAAAGAAGCACAAGAGGCACAAGAAGAAGTCGAAGAAGTGTAAATATGATAAGAGGGAGAAGAAGCCGGACGTTGATCTTCAGAAGTTAAGGGCTAAGAGATTGCTGAGGGAACAGTCGGAGAAACTGAAGACTGAAGCCCTCCTGGCGAAGGTCAGGGGAGATCCTCTGCCTGTTGTCAAGGAAGAGGAGGCCAGACACACCATCAGACAAAAGTATAATTCACAATACTGTCCGGAAATCGCTAGGCAAAATGCGGAAAGAACTCCTaggcattaattattaattggggAATGTCATGAGTGTTTTGACGTTCAACTGCAGATGATGAAGTTCATTGTAATGAGAAACTATGAAAGTTTTAagttttgatgaaaaaattgtagataTATTTACTGTAATTAcctgaatgaaataaatttttctttcttatttCGATTTCAGCTTTTACTCATTTAGATGATTTTTCAGCCTTCAGTACAAATTGAATcaagattttttaaagaataaagCATTTTTGGGTGTTAATGAGCTTTCCACAAGAAATTATTCGTGGCATTTTTCCTCACAATCATTAGTTATCGaggtttaattgaatttttccattgaatatgAAAGGTTTTTTTACATTCTATATTGAAGGAATGTATTCATGAATTCCAATGATTGCTGGTCGTGCTTTTGTATTCGCATTTTCGCACTATTGACGAACAcgtgatgaaaaattcaaaatggcCACTGTATTGTATTGAAGGGATTCGCTTGACagttaaacaattaaattcttcGTTTCTCCCGAGACTTCTGATGCATTCACCAATTCAGGTAAATTCTTAATAATCTCTATAATATATCCTAGTCACTGGCTctccatttttcattgtacATTATTCGAAAACATGGATTTTTATATCCAAGTAACCTCGAAGCAGACGCCTGCACTTGCGGCGGATGCTAAAACCGTATTTCAAATTTGAATACTACAAGTTCGTCGTAAATACATTTTATTCCAACTTAATTCCATTAATGTTCGAATCAATACAGGACAAATATTcttcaataaaacaatttaCTCATTGTTATTGACATTCGTTACTTATAAGATAACCTCTTTGCTATAGTGTGAATAACCTAAATAATGAAGGTTAATTTCGAGTGTAACaatggaaaaatgagagacaaacaaattgttttattcaattgtccttatcgaataaaaaaataaattgaaaaattagtaGGATTTGATTTTCATGGAACATTTTCTGTGTATATTACCTATCTTCTAGTCAATGTTTTCGCTGCAGAATAATCCATTAATGGAAGCAAATTATCTCgcagagggggggggggagatttttttctctcttaaattatcaaatagatttataaatttttctgttcaaagacgaaaaatttgtaatgCATTCTCGATTAACAGCTTGTGAGAATTTCCATCTCGAAAAAATTCCACATCTCCTCGAACC
Coding sequences within it:
- the Dctn6-p27 gene encoding dynactin subunit 6 isoform X1, giving the protein MSEIVTSPPIARRSNVKIAAGAVVCDESILKGDITIGPKTVVHPRASIIAEAGPIFIGEGNIIEEMASIINRLPPGGNPDTLLAQTIGNFNVFETDSTCEAERVGDNNVLETKAVVARGVELTNGCVIGPSCSISEPEIVPENTIVYGTKCQRREMNDKPYPQMGQLEFLIRVLPNYHHLRKPNVKPVKGEALA
- the Dctn6-p27 gene encoding dynactin subunit 6 isoform X2 — protein: MSEIVTSPPIARRSNVKIAAGAVVCDESILKGDITIGPKTVVHPRASIIAEAGPIFIGEGNIIEEMASIINRLPPGGNPDTLLAQTIGNFNVFETDSTCEAERVGDNNVLETKAVVARGVELTNGCVIGPSCSISEPEIVPENTIVYGTKCQRREMNDKPYFFQCSSPRWVSWSS
- the LOC135162923 gene encoding leukocyte receptor cluster member 1 homolog, producing MNILPKKRWHVRTKENIARVRRDEAEAAEQEKQRKARAQKAETEARINLLREQSRRKYDGRDTAPESTSKDPEVLEHVNFFKNIEDGNIDYSKPNAEHEAEKKEEREKYEKQIGYLTYLGQDTNEATGKKNWYDELPRRLTDAEPSKEVQEKKKSLHDPLMDVRRYLSIMGSSSSSKGTRGNCETSNKRKLEADDGSCEDGVVKKHKRHKKKSKKCKYDKREKKPDVDLQKLRAKRLLREQSEKLKTEALLAKVRGDPLPVVKEEEARHTIRQKYNSQYCPEIARQNAERTPRH